The genomic stretch ACTGCAGACCTGTAATAATGTTGGTGGTAAAATTCATGGTGGGCATACTGGTCTGAGTGCGGTCTATATTGCCGGCGCTGCCATAAGTAGCACGCAGCCGGAGATAAGGCACCCAATCGGTCAGCTGGTAAAATGATTCCCGGCTCATTTCCCAGCCCAATCCGGCAGACCACAGGGCTGTACCCCGCTGGTTGGCGCGAACGCCCAGCAGGTTGCTGCCATCCCAGCGCAGACTGCCACTGACCATATACCTGTCCAGATAGGAATAACTGGCATTGCCAAAATAAGACAGGTCCCTGTTGGTCCTTTTTTGCGGCACCATGGTAGCGCGGGTAGGGATCTGGTTAATGCTATTGGGTAAGGTGGGGTAATAAGTTTTGAAGTCATAGATGGCGGAACCGGTCCACAGGTCATTGTCGAAATTATACATCGTTTGTCCAAATCCGAGCACACTCGCAGACTGTCTTATTTCCGCACCGGCCAGTGCATTCACGGCATGATCAGCGCCAAAGCGTTCATTATAGCTGAGCAGGGCCCGGCCTGAATTGATCTTTATTTTCTGCGCAGGATTGAACTCCATGATGCCATTATAGGGAATGATGCGGGTGCCGTTCGCCTGTGTGAACTGGTTCACCAGGTCCCGTACGTAATAACTTTCTTTCTGGTGATAGCTCTGTGATTCGGTGCTGGTCTGAATGTACTGATAGGTAATATCCAGGTTTAAACTTTTGCTGAAGTGGTACTTCAGGCCGCCGATCAACCGGTAATCGTTCTGCTCATTGGTATTGTCGTTCAGGTTCAGCTCGTCCAGGGGACGGTAGAGCCAGTCGAACAGCTTCAGTGCTGGAAGATTTGCCGGAGCATTCTGTTGGTAGGAAAACCGCACCAGTTGCATATTCAGGGGGGATGCCTTACCATCCTCATCCACCAGGCTTTCGTAGATATCGGGCATTTTGCCGGTCAGGGACTGACCGGAAGCAAGAATAGCGTTCCTGTTGGTCTTCTGACTGGTAACCCATACCGAGCCGGACAGTTCCAGTTTGGGTGTTACCTTAAAAGTATTCTGCAGGCTAAGCGTGAGCCGGTTATTCTCATTGCCTTTGAACATTTCCCGGTTCTTATCGTACCCAGCGGAAAAAGCATACCTGTAATTGGGACCACCGCCGTTCACGCCCACCGAATATTGCTGCAGGACTGCCGGCTGGTAAAAATATTGCCGCCAGTCGTCACGGATATCCTTGTTCCTGTATTTTTCGTCCTGTTCCGCAAATTCCTGCTCGCTGATGAGTCCATCCCTTTTTTTGATCAGCAGCTCCACGTACAGCGGGATATTGGTGTTGTTATTGATGAGGTAGGAATTGTTGAGAAAATATTCCTGCTGGGCCTGCATGACTTCCGGTGCGGGCAGGTAGTTGCGGGAAAAGAAAAGGTCAGGCTTAGTGCCGATGGTCACATTGCTGTTGACCGAAATGCGTGCTGGCTGATTGTATTTACCTGATTTAGTGGTGATCACAATCACGCCGTTGCCCGCCCTGGCCCCCCAGATACTGGCTGCAGCGGCATCCCGCAGGATCGTAATATTTTCAACATCATTCGGATTAAGCGCATTGATATCACCGTCATAAGGAAAATTATTGACAATGATCAGCGGAGACGTATTGCCCAGCATGGTACTGAGGCCCCGGACCCGCATTTGCGGCTGGTTATTGACCGTTTCGCCGGCAAGGTTCTGCCGGTTGAACACCAGCCCGTTGGCAATGCCTTCCAGTCGCTTGATCACGTTACCACCGGCAGCGCGGTTGAACAGGCTGCTATCAATAAACGTGAAGGAGCCGGTAGCCCGTTCTCTGGGCAGCTGCTGGTAGCCGGTATTGATGTTCACCGTAACATCGCCCAGCAGGCTTATTTTGGTCTGCAGCCGTATGGCCAGGACCAACCTGCCATTTACCCTGATCTCCTTTGTTTCCAGGTTGACGCTGGTAAGCACCAGCGTAGCATCCGCATCAATGCCCGGCAGGGAGAACTCGCCCTGGCTGTTGGTGACCACCATCAGGCCGGCCCCTTTAACTGATACCGTAACGCCGGCAGCAGGCTTGCCATTTTCATCGGTCACCGTTCCCTTCAGGTCAATGGCGCTGCTGGCTTCTCCCTTTTCATTGGCCCGGAACTGCCTTTCGCGGCTTTCCGGCAGCGCCAGCACCACGGAGCGGCCTTCTATGGCGAAAGTAAAGGGCTGGTCTTTAAACGCCTGTTGCAGGAAATCCTTTACGGGAAGATTACTGGCGGAAATACTGACCGGTCTGGCCTGCTGAAGCGTTTTCTTCTGGTAAAAGAAAACATACCCGGTTTGCTTTTTGACGGCTGCAATGACCTGCTCTACGGTGGCGTCATTGACTTTTAAAGAAACGGATTGGGACAGCCCATTCCCGGCAGCCGTACTCAATACAGCAGTCAAAAGGATCACCGTCAGTCTCATAACAAGAATAGTTTGGGTTGATAGCCGGAGCGTTGCCCTTCTGTCAATGACAGGGGCTCCCGGCCCCGGCCGGAAAGCAGTAAAATACATACCTTTACTTGTGTTTTGGTTTATAATGGCTTTTCCGCCCACTTCACAAAAGCGCGGACAGCCTGTTTGGTTTACGACTGAACATAACCTGCACATGTTACCGGAGGTGTTACAAGCGCCTCCGGTTTTTTACAGGTTCTAACAGGTATAAGTAAGGTTTAACAGGAGGTTGGTCATTTCAGGATGATCAGTTTTTTATGCTCGATCCGGTATTTGATATGCATGGCTTCAAAGAGCCGCATCACCTGACTCAGGGAAAGATCCCGTTCAATTTCGCCCATCACTTCACCCGGCTCCGGCACTGCTTCATACACAATATCAAGATCGTACCATCGGCCAATTTCGCGCATGACGGCGCGCAGGTTGTACCCGTTGAAATTGAAGAGGCCGTTCTTCCAGGCAAGCACCTGTTCTATATCAGGCCTATCAGCCATGCTGATAGCAGTCCCCGGCCCTGCCTGTGGCAAAATGGCCTGCTGGCCAGGTTGCAGCTGCAAGCTGTTGTTATGGGCCAGCACCCGCACCGATCCGCTGATCAGGGTGGTTTTGATGGCGGCCTCGTCGCGGTAAGCCTGGATATTGAAGCTGGAGCCCAGCGTTTCCACCGTGGTGGCACTATCCAGCAGCACCTTAAAAAGACCAGCCCGCTCCCGGGCCACTTCAAAATAGACCTCGCCCGAAACCTGCACCAGCCGCTCTTTCCCGGTGAAAACCGTAGGATAGGTAATGGATGAAGCGGCATTCAGCCATACACCGGTGCCATCCGGAAGCGTCAGGCGGAACTGCCGGCCGCGGGGGGTGGTCATGGTATTGTAGGCAACCGCCTGCGCTTTGCTGGCATCGTAAGTGATGCGTCCATTATCAAGCGTCAGCCTGGTGCCCGTCTGGTCTGCTATCCTTCCGTTCTGCAGGCTGTCCAGGACCAGCTGTTTGCCATCTGCCAGGGTGAGAATGGCGCCGTTACGGCCCGGCGCCGCTTCCTGGTCCTGCTGCACTGCCGCCAGCGGCGCCTTATCCTGTTCTCTGCTGAAATAGAAATATGCAGCAGTACCAAGAAGAATAAGGACAACCGCCGCAGCATAACGGGTCATTCGCAGAAGCCGGACAGGA from Candidatus Pseudobacter hemicellulosilyticus encodes the following:
- a CDS encoding DUF4974 domain-containing protein, which codes for MDHQLLHIKALFEKHIRNAATRAELDELSVLLEQYSNEELEGILEPLAAATIPDPDFRQQDWETLIQSILQQEQLAPASPQRPVRLLRMTRYAAAVVLILLGTAAYFYFSREQDKAPLAAVQQDQEAAPGRNGAILTLADGKQLVLDSLQNGRIADQTGTRLTLDNGRITYDASKAQAVAYNTMTTPRGRQFRLTLPDGTGVWLNAASSITYPTVFTGKERLVQVSGEVYFEVARERAGLFKVLLDSATTVETLGSSFNIQAYRDEAAIKTTLISGSVRVLAHNNSLQLQPGQQAILPQAGPGTAISMADRPDIEQVLAWKNGLFNFNGYNLRAVMREIGRWYDLDIVYEAVPEPGEVMGEIERDLSLSQVMRLFEAMHIKYRIEHKKLIILK
- a CDS encoding SusC/RagA family TonB-linked outer membrane protein; translation: MRLTVILLTAVLSTAAGNGLSQSVSLKVNDATVEQVIAAVKKQTGYVFFYQKKTLQQARPVSISASNLPVKDFLQQAFKDQPFTFAIEGRSVVLALPESRERQFRANEKGEASSAIDLKGTVTDENGKPAAGVTVSVKGAGLMVVTNSQGEFSLPGIDADATLVLTSVNLETKEIRVNGRLVLAIRLQTKISLLGDVTVNINTGYQQLPRERATGSFTFIDSSLFNRAAGGNVIKRLEGIANGLVFNRQNLAGETVNNQPQMRVRGLSTMLGNTSPLIIVNNFPYDGDINALNPNDVENITILRDAAAASIWGARAGNGVIVITTKSGKYNQPARISVNSNVTIGTKPDLFFSRNYLPAPEVMQAQQEYFLNNSYLINNNTNIPLYVELLIKKRDGLISEQEFAEQDEKYRNKDIRDDWRQYFYQPAVLQQYSVGVNGGGPNYRYAFSAGYDKNREMFKGNENNRLTLSLQNTFKVTPKLELSGSVWVTSQKTNRNAILASGQSLTGKMPDIYESLVDEDGKASPLNMQLVRFSYQQNAPANLPALKLFDWLYRPLDELNLNDNTNEQNDYRLIGGLKYHFSKSLNLDITYQYIQTSTESQSYHQKESYYVRDLVNQFTQANGTRIIPYNGIMEFNPAQKIKINSGRALLSYNERFGADHAVNALAGAEIRQSASVLGFGQTMYNFDNDLWTGSAIYDFKTYYPTLPNSINQIPTRATMVPQKRTNRDLSYFGNASYSYLDRYMVSGSLRWDGSNLLGVRANQRGTALWSAGLGWEMSRESFYQLTDWVPYLRLRATYGSAGNIDRTQTSMPTMNFTTNIITGLQSGNLITAGNPSLRWEQVNTMNVGADWRAFNNRISGSIEYYRKAAKYLLGSNNVDPTTGVPSSFKLNYAAMRTWGWDLQISSRNLQLGSFEWNSSVLVNTSKNKVTKIKENPPANDYNYILNSYNYEQGKSVDRIYALPWYGLNPEDGSVLIYDKDGGVRKDYQLYYQQIRKNEFITAGTTVPLLTASLMNSFSWKGITISALITGKFNYVFRRTSMMPGGEFTTSYHMDYFSRWQQPGDEQHTNVPAKILPNKMDANATAQANIYRYSEVLIAKGDHIRLQDVNFSYALPQSLIKRWPVRSLRVYGYIRSMAILWRANDQGLDPEYINTLYPEPKSYSAGLQLEF